The following are encoded in a window of bacterium SCSIO 12643 genomic DNA:
- the fahA gene encoding fumarylacetoacetase — MNIPANNPELKSWISVDKNSDFPIQNIPFGIFSTKEKAQRVGSIIGNTIIDVAALEELGYLKGLDIDTWSYESDSLNVLMDSHKEGIRSLRNRISEIFRDDNPELRDNDAHKNEILINKDSVTMHLPVEIGDYTDFYSSREHATNVGTMFRDPNNALLPNWLHIPVGYHGRSSSIVVSGTDIKRPYGQTRPNENEPPVFGASKLVDFELEMGFITFDGNKLGDRISTDEAEDYIFGMCLFNDWSARDIQKWEYVPLGPFLAKNFASHISPWIVTLDALQPYKMEGPVQDPEVFDYLKYEGQKNYDIHLDVFIQPENGEETRVSKSNFKYMYWNMSQQLAHHTINGCNIKAGDMMGSGTISGPTPDSYGSMLEIAWKGTKPVTLNDGSERKFIQDMDTVIMRGHCDNGNIRIGFGEVAAKLLPADPIK; from the coding sequence ATGAATATTCCTGCAAATAATCCAGAGTTAAAATCTTGGATATCTGTTGATAAAAACAGTGATTTTCCTATTCAAAACATTCCTTTTGGTATTTTTTCTACAAAAGAAAAAGCACAAAGAGTTGGAAGCATTATTGGGAACACAATTATTGATGTTGCAGCCTTAGAGGAATTAGGTTATTTGAAAGGTCTTGATATTGATACCTGGTCTTATGAGTCCGATTCTCTTAATGTGTTGATGGATTCTCATAAAGAGGGGATTCGTTCACTGAGAAATCGTATCTCAGAAATTTTCAGAGATGACAATCCTGAATTGAGAGATAATGATGCACATAAAAATGAAATTCTGATAAACAAAGATTCTGTGACCATGCATCTACCTGTAGAAATTGGTGATTATACTGATTTTTATTCCAGTAGAGAACACGCAACTAACGTGGGTACCATGTTTAGAGATCCAAATAATGCATTGTTACCCAACTGGCTGCATATTCCTGTTGGATATCATGGTCGCTCCTCCTCTATTGTAGTATCCGGTACAGATATTAAAAGACCTTATGGGCAGACCAGACCGAATGAAAATGAACCTCCAGTTTTCGGAGCTTCAAAGCTTGTTGATTTCGAATTGGAAATGGGGTTCATCACTTTCGATGGAAATAAACTTGGAGATCGAATTTCTACTGATGAAGCTGAAGATTACATATTCGGAATGTGTTTATTCAACGACTGGTCAGCAAGAGATATTCAAAAATGGGAGTATGTTCCTCTTGGACCTTTCTTAGCTAAAAACTTTGCTTCACACATTTCTCCATGGATCGTAACATTAGATGCCTTACAACCATACAAAATGGAAGGTCCGGTTCAAGATCCAGAAGTTTTTGATTACTTAAAATACGAAGGTCAAAAGAACTATGATATCCATTTAGATGTGTTTATTCAACCAGAAAATGGAGAGGAAACCAGAGTGAGTAAATCTAATTTCAAGTATATGTACTGGAATATGAGTCAACAACTCGCGCATCATACCATCAACGGATGTAATATTAAAGCAGGTGATATGATGGGATCTGGAACAATTTCCGGACCTACTCCTGATTCATACGGTTCGATGTTGGAAATTGCATGGAAAGGAACAAAACCAGTTACACTTAATGATGGTTCTGAACGTAAATTCATCCAGGATATGGATACTGTAATCATGCGTGGACACTGTGATAACGGAAATATTAGAATTGGTTTTGGAGAAGTAGCTGCTAAATTACTTCCAGCTGATCCAATTAAATAA
- a CDS encoding serine hydroxymethyltransferase, translating into MHKDQLVFDLIDQEKKRQLEGIELIASENFVSQEVLDAMGSILTNKYAEGYPHKRYYGGCQIVDQIEELAIDRLKTLFNAEWANVQPHSGSQANYAALMAMIQPGDTVLGFDLSHGGHLTHGSHVNFSGKMYKPVFYGVHKDTGRVDYDMLESQARKEKPKVIICGASAYSRDWDYERIRAIADEVGAFVMADIAHPAGLIAKGLLNDPLPHVHVVTSTTHKTLRGPRGGIIMMGKDFENPLGVKTPKGVIKPMSALFDSAVFPGSQGGPLEHVIAAKAVAFEEALSDDYLHYMVQVTKNAKVMASEFVDRGYQVISGGTDNHSMLIDLRSKDITGKLAENSLVEADITVNKNMVPFDDKSPFVTSGIRVGTAAITSRGITENEIPEIVDLMDRVMMDPENADNKSEVKSKVNALMGHRPLHK; encoded by the coding sequence ATGCATAAAGATCAATTGGTTTTTGATTTAATCGATCAAGAAAAAAAACGTCAACTTGAAGGTATTGAACTTATTGCTTCCGAAAACTTTGTAAGTCAAGAAGTTTTAGATGCAATGGGCTCTATTTTAACAAACAAATACGCAGAAGGCTACCCGCATAAAAGGTATTATGGTGGATGTCAAATTGTAGATCAAATTGAAGAACTAGCCATTGATAGATTAAAGACACTATTTAATGCGGAATGGGCAAACGTTCAACCGCATAGTGGTTCGCAAGCTAATTACGCAGCTTTAATGGCCATGATTCAACCAGGAGATACAGTATTGGGGTTTGATTTATCCCATGGAGGACATTTAACTCATGGTTCTCATGTAAATTTTTCGGGAAAAATGTACAAACCTGTTTTTTATGGTGTTCATAAAGACACAGGACGTGTAGATTATGACATGTTAGAAAGTCAAGCGCGCAAAGAAAAACCAAAAGTAATCATTTGTGGTGCTTCCGCATATTCCAGAGATTGGGATTACGAAAGAATCAGAGCTATTGCTGATGAAGTTGGAGCTTTTGTGATGGCTGACATTGCGCATCCTGCCGGACTTATTGCCAAAGGATTATTAAATGATCCACTACCTCATGTACATGTAGTGACCAGTACCACACATAAAACACTTAGAGGACCTCGTGGTGGTATCATCATGATGGGGAAAGATTTTGAAAATCCGCTAGGTGTAAAAACTCCAAAAGGTGTAATCAAACCGATGAGCGCATTATTTGATTCTGCAGTGTTCCCGGGATCTCAAGGTGGTCCTTTAGAACATGTGATTGCCGCTAAAGCTGTCGCATTCGAAGAAGCTTTATCTGATGATTACTTACACTACATGGTTCAGGTAACTAAAAACGCGAAGGTAATGGCATCAGAATTTGTAGATCGTGGGTACCAGGTTATTTCAGGTGGAACAGACAACCACAGTATGTTAATTGACTTAAGATCAAAAGATATTACTGGTAAATTGGCTGAAAACTCTCTGGTTGAAGCGGATATTACCGTAAATAAAAATATGGTTCCGTTTGATGATAAATCTCCATTCGTGACATCGGGTATTCGAGTAGGTACAGCGGCTATTACAAGTAGAGGAATTACAGAAAATGAAATTCCTGAAATCGTGGACTTGATGGATCGTGTGATGATGGATCCTGAAAACGCAGATAATAAATCTGAAGTAAAATCTAAAGTAAATGCATTAATGGGCCACCGCCCATTACATAAATAA
- a CDS encoding nitronate monooxygenase, with amino-acid sequence MSYICETKVMTMNRITKLFAIEKPIIQAGMIWCSPWQLAAAVSNHGGLGVIGAGSMYPHILEEHVVKCKNATDRPFAVNLPLLYPDIESHIETIIKYKVPVVITSAGNPKTWTSKLKAEGIKVIHVVSSAKFAMKSEQAGVDAIVAEGFEAGGHNGREETTTLTLIQKVVDSVSIPVIAAGGIGTGKSMLAAMVLGADAVQIGSRFVAAEESSAHPNFKKQVVEAGEGDTKLTLKELTPVRLIKNKFFDQIEEAYEKNASSDELRELLGRGRAKKGMFEGDLEDGELEIGQVATYIDRIQPASEIMDEILKDFFEAKQQLQGDKFVF; translated from the coding sequence ATGAGTTACATTTGCGAGACGAAAGTAATGACAATGAATAGAATTACAAAACTATTTGCAATTGAAAAACCAATTATTCAGGCAGGAATGATTTGGTGTTCACCTTGGCAGTTAGCAGCTGCTGTCAGTAACCACGGGGGACTGGGAGTGATTGGTGCAGGGTCAATGTATCCTCATATTTTAGAAGAACATGTTGTGAAATGTAAAAATGCAACAGACAGGCCTTTTGCGGTAAATTTACCATTACTTTATCCTGATATTGAGTCGCATATAGAAACAATTATTAAATATAAAGTTCCTGTTGTGATTACTTCTGCAGGGAATCCAAAGACCTGGACGTCCAAATTAAAAGCTGAAGGAATTAAAGTGATCCATGTTGTATCTAGTGCGAAGTTTGCTATGAAATCGGAACAAGCGGGAGTAGATGCAATTGTTGCAGAGGGTTTCGAGGCTGGAGGACATAATGGTAGAGAAGAAACAACCACATTAACGCTGATCCAAAAAGTAGTTGATTCCGTAAGTATTCCTGTCATTGCTGCAGGAGGAATAGGTACGGGTAAGTCTATGTTGGCTGCAATGGTTTTAGGTGCTGATGCGGTTCAAATTGGATCAAGGTTCGTTGCTGCAGAGGAGTCTTCAGCGCATCCAAATTTTAAGAAGCAGGTTGTTGAGGCAGGTGAAGGCGATACCAAATTAACATTAAAGGAGTTAACACCTGTTCGATTGATCAAGAATAAATTTTTTGATCAAATTGAAGAAGCATATGAAAAAAATGCATCTTCTGATGAATTAAGAGAATTACTTGGTAGAGGCAGAGCAAAAAAAGGAATGTTTGAAGGTGATTTAGAAGATGGTGAACTGGAAATTGGTCAGGTCGCAACATATATAGACCGTATTCAACCGGCATCAGAAATCATGGATGAAATTCTTAAAGATTTTTTTGAAGCCAAGCAACAACTTCAGGGAGATAAGTTCGTCTTCTAA
- a CDS encoding gliding motility-associated C-terminal domain-containing protein yields MNRNTLKHQLFIGLILQFLLLLNINTLIGAVNAPELKCVAVNQNGEATLTWVPPSDPNNEFQFYNVYVATNINGPYTANVVNTLAATQFQDLINNANLGSVYFYVETIYDDGSGQTPSGPSDTAQSILPFFTSVTDSTNVMQWNPVFSPNIPSSSGVYNIFRKIGVGGIYTQIGTTNYGTELFNDSFKVCSDSIYYRIEIADQTGCTSVSAVLKDLFQDNTPPATPIYDSITVDGAGQQVSMGWEPSSSPDTDGYIILYYQTTPPVGYITLDTVWGRFNTTYLETLPTIDPKIKFQQYTIAAFDSCYKPNANTSAAAIDQRTIHLKVVPNNCENTVSLIWNSYIGWTDLDSYEILVSVNNGPYQLAVTVPGTDTSYTHQKSNDLDLYCYKVRAVSTNRTRTSTSNIKCALANSLVIPSQQYFKKITVENNSSIHIESLTDTSLPATAYVLYRSLERHNNFFEVTRIPSQNTPVFSMDDYESSVDETSYFFRIGIVDTCGSIMFISRPGNSMYLEGDMDNDSLDITLQWNDYIGWDSVGSGVKDYGIYRIIDNQRDLVGTVDVGTTRFNYPLKDDIELGANFCFEIEAREDLGNAFGMQDSALSNRICFTRNLNVFVPNAFRPGGANPIFKPVVSFGELASFQMIVYDRWGKTVYETNDINQGWNGEINGKLAELGAYVYWIQVSNFTGASYQKRGSFVLLR; encoded by the coding sequence ATGAATCGAAATACTCTAAAACACCAATTATTCATTGGTTTGATTTTACAGTTTCTACTGCTGTTAAATATCAACACGCTAATAGGTGCGGTAAATGCACCTGAGTTGAAGTGTGTGGCTGTTAATCAAAATGGAGAAGCAACTTTAACCTGGGTACCCCCATCAGATCCAAATAATGAATTTCAATTTTACAATGTGTATGTGGCCACGAATATAAATGGCCCATATACTGCGAATGTTGTAAATACTTTAGCTGCAACGCAATTCCAGGATTTGATTAACAATGCGAATTTGGGTTCAGTTTATTTTTACGTAGAAACGATTTATGATGATGGTTCTGGCCAAACACCTTCTGGTCCTTCTGATACAGCACAATCGATTTTACCTTTTTTTACGTCTGTTACCGATTCTACCAATGTGATGCAATGGAATCCGGTTTTTTCCCCGAATATTCCTTCAAGTTCTGGTGTCTATAATATTTTTAGAAAAATTGGAGTGGGTGGAATTTATACGCAGATTGGAACAACGAATTATGGAACGGAGTTATTTAATGATAGTTTCAAAGTTTGCTCAGATTCTATTTATTACAGAATAGAAATTGCAGATCAAACAGGATGTACATCTGTATCTGCTGTTTTGAAGGATTTGTTTCAGGATAATACCCCTCCGGCAACACCAATATATGATTCAATTACTGTAGATGGAGCAGGGCAACAGGTAAGTATGGGATGGGAACCATCTTCATCTCCCGATACGGATGGATATATTATTTTGTATTATCAAACAACACCACCAGTAGGTTACATTACTTTGGATACGGTTTGGGGACGTTTTAATACAACATATCTGGAGACTTTACCAACAATTGATCCTAAGATTAAATTTCAGCAGTATACTATTGCTGCATTCGATAGCTGTTATAAACCTAATGCCAATACATCAGCAGCAGCCATTGATCAAAGAACGATTCATTTAAAAGTTGTTCCGAATAATTGTGAAAATACCGTATCCTTAATTTGGAACTCCTATATTGGATGGACTGATTTGGATAGTTATGAAATTTTAGTTTCGGTAAATAATGGACCGTATCAATTGGCCGTTACCGTTCCAGGAACAGATACCTCTTACACACATCAAAAATCAAATGATTTGGATTTGTATTGCTATAAAGTTCGAGCAGTTAGTACCAATAGAACAAGGACCAGTACCTCAAATATAAAATGTGCTTTGGCTAATTCTTTGGTGATACCGTCTCAACAGTATTTTAAGAAAATTACCGTTGAAAATAATAGTTCAATTCATATTGAATCTTTAACAGATACTTCATTACCTGCAACTGCCTATGTGCTTTATAGAAGTTTAGAACGACATAATAACTTTTTTGAAGTTACGAGAATACCTTCTCAAAATACGCCTGTTTTTTCTATGGATGATTATGAATCAAGTGTAGATGAAACTTCATATTTTTTTAGAATTGGCATTGTGGATACTTGTGGAAGTATAATGTTTATTTCCAGACCTGGGAATTCAATGTATCTGGAAGGAGATATGGATAATGATTCGTTAGATATAACCTTACAATGGAACGATTATATTGGATGGGATTCTGTAGGGTCCGGAGTTAAGGATTATGGAATATACAGGATTATCGATAATCAGAGAGATTTGGTAGGAACGGTCGATGTGGGGACTACGAGATTTAATTATCCGTTAAAAGATGATATAGAATTAGGTGCGAATTTCTGTTTTGAAATTGAAGCGCGCGAAGATTTGGGGAATGCTTTTGGGATGCAAGACTCGGCATTATCCAATCGCATATGTTTTACAAGAAATTTAAATGTTTTTGTACCCAATGCATTTAGACCTGGGGGTGCCAACCCTATATTTAAACCAGTGGTGAGCTTTGGAGAGTTGGCTTCATTTCAAATGATCGTTTATGACAGATGGGGAAAGACGGTATACGAAACCAACGATATTAATCAAGGATGGAATGGTGAAATCAATGGAAAACTGGCAGAATTAGGGGCTTACGTATATTGGATTCAAGTTTCAAATTTTACTGGTGCTTCCTACCAAAAAAGAGGTTCATTTGTATTGTTGAGATAA
- the guaB gene encoding IMP dehydrogenase has protein sequence MDTLSARVIGEGLTYDDVLLIPAYSEVLPRDVNISSKFSRNIDINIPIVSAAMDTVTESKLAIAIAQEGGIGVLHKNMTIEEQAYEVRKVKRYESGMILDPITILVSNTVGDALALMQEHSIGGIPVVDDDMTLIGIVTNRDLRFEKNLSRPITEVMTSENLITIKSGSDISAAESVLQRHKIEKLPVVDEENKLTGLLTFKDIVKARLKPNACKDSFGRLRVAGAVGVTPDTLDRVDALVKAGVDAVVVDTAHGHSRGVIEMVKTVKENYKSIDVVAGNIATVSAAKALIEAGVDAVKVGIGPGSICTTRVIAGVGVPQFTAVMMVAEALKGTGVPVIADGGIRYTGDIVKALAAGAASIMAGSMFAGVEESPGETILYQGRKFKSYRGMGSIEAMQKGSKDRYFQDAEDDISKLVPEGISGRVAYKGGIAEVLYQQIGGIRSGMGYCGAATLKELAEAEFVKITSAGVVESHPHDVSITREAPNYSRKG, from the coding sequence ATGGATACATTATCAGCACGCGTTATAGGAGAAGGTCTTACTTACGATGACGTATTATTAATTCCTGCATATTCAGAGGTATTACCAAGGGATGTAAATATATCTTCGAAGTTCTCTAGAAATATTGATATCAATATTCCAATTGTATCTGCCGCTATGGATACAGTAACCGAATCTAAGTTAGCGATCGCTATTGCACAAGAGGGAGGAATTGGTGTGTTACATAAAAACATGACCATTGAAGAGCAGGCTTATGAAGTAAGAAAAGTAAAGCGATATGAAAGTGGGATGATTCTGGATCCAATTACTATTTTGGTAAGTAATACTGTTGGTGATGCATTGGCTTTAATGCAAGAACATTCTATTGGTGGTATTCCTGTCGTTGATGATGATATGACGCTTATCGGGATTGTAACAAATCGTGATTTACGATTTGAGAAAAACTTATCCAGACCAATTACCGAAGTGATGACATCAGAAAACCTGATCACTATCAAATCAGGTTCGGATATCAGTGCTGCGGAAAGTGTATTGCAAAGACATAAAATTGAAAAGTTACCGGTAGTTGATGAAGAGAATAAACTAACCGGACTTTTAACTTTTAAGGATATCGTTAAAGCGAGATTAAAACCAAATGCATGTAAAGATTCGTTTGGTAGGTTAAGAGTTGCTGGTGCGGTTGGTGTAACTCCGGATACTTTAGATAGAGTGGATGCATTAGTGAAAGCAGGCGTGGATGCTGTGGTTGTTGATACAGCTCACGGACATTCTCGTGGGGTGATCGAAATGGTAAAAACGGTAAAAGAAAATTATAAAAGTATTGATGTTGTAGCAGGTAATATTGCAACGGTATCTGCGGCCAAAGCTTTAATTGAAGCAGGTGTGGATGCAGTGAAAGTTGGTATTGGTCCGGGTTCTATCTGTACAACACGTGTAATCGCTGGTGTTGGGGTTCCTCAATTTACTGCGGTAATGATGGTTGCAGAAGCATTAAAAGGTACTGGTGTTCCGGTGATTGCTGATGGTGGAATTCGTTATACTGGTGATATTGTTAAAGCATTAGCAGCTGGTGCCGCTTCTATTATGGCAGGGTCTATGTTTGCTGGAGTGGAGGAATCACCAGGTGAAACTATCCTGTATCAAGGAAGAAAGTTCAAATCATACCGTGGAATGGGATCTATTGAAGCGATGCAAAAAGGATCGAAAGATAGATACTTTCAAGATGCTGAAGATGATATTAGTAAACTAGTACCAGAAGGAATTTCTGGTCGAGTGGCTTACAAAGGTGGTATTGCAGAGGTATTGTACCAACAAATTGGAGGTATTCGTTCTGGTATGGGCTATTGTGGTGCAGCAACATTAAAAGAGTTAGCAGAAGCTGAATTTGTGAAGATTACATCGGCAGGGGTAGTAGAAAGTCACCCTCATGATGTATCTATTACAAGAGAGGCTCCAAATTACTCAAGAAAAGGATAA
- a CDS encoding peptidylprolyl isomerase, whose product MNLKHVLTGVALIASSFVVAQNEDDVLLTIEGNDITVSEFMAIYNKNNVEIESADKKSVEDYLDLYLNFKLKVHEAEVQGYDTVPAFQNELGGYVNQLAAPYLVDNQFTEDLIKEAYERSKWEIKASHIMIKIPENPTPKDTANAWIKINQIYKEALTDSNFADLAVKYSDDPSVTKNGGDLGYFSAFRMVYPFESAAYKTEVGSVSKPIRTSYGYHVIKVEDKRPASGEIKAAHIMVISNDKSTPEEAAKAKKKITEIYQKLQAGEPFTRLANTYSDDRGSAQKGGDLGWFGAGRMVPDFEAQAFALKNNGDYSEPFLTQFGWHIVMREDKRNIGSYEEEYDELEKKVKKDRRSLGSEHALVTKLMKEYKVKIKTKSKDAFYTVIDSSYFEGKWELAKAEGLDAAMMTINDKKYGKKKVTYTQADFAKYLSDKMRNRKAESVPLFIDKEFDKFVDLKMIAYEKSILSYKYPEYKALLTEYHDGILLFEIMEKEVWKKAMQDSTGLEAYYDKHKSEYMWNERLNAKQYICDNKEIADMVALMIKENKSDSTIMAMMNKNSELAVNIREGKYEIDEEPYFAEVERKPGVSIVDNKDNVIVVEVMEVLPSQEKQLDEVRGLITSAYQDQLDKEWIEALRVKYSYTINKEVLSTLN is encoded by the coding sequence ATGAATTTAAAACATGTATTAACTGGAGTGGCATTGATCGCTTCAAGTTTTGTGGTAGCACAAAACGAAGATGATGTGCTTTTGACAATCGAAGGAAATGATATCACCGTTTCTGAATTCATGGCTATTTACAACAAAAACAATGTTGAAATAGAATCAGCGGACAAAAAGAGTGTAGAAGACTATTTAGATCTATACTTAAATTTTAAGCTGAAAGTTCATGAAGCAGAAGTTCAAGGATATGATACCGTACCCGCTTTCCAAAATGAACTGGGCGGATATGTAAATCAATTGGCAGCTCCATATTTGGTAGATAATCAATTTACCGAGGATTTAATTAAAGAGGCTTATGAGCGTTCCAAATGGGAAATCAAGGCAAGCCATATCATGATTAAAATTCCGGAAAACCCGACACCAAAAGATACCGCTAATGCATGGATTAAAATTAATCAGATTTATAAGGAAGCATTGACAGATTCTAATTTTGCTGATTTAGCTGTAAAATATTCTGATGATCCATCAGTGACAAAAAATGGAGGTGATCTAGGTTATTTCTCTGCTTTTAGAATGGTTTATCCGTTTGAATCTGCTGCGTATAAAACTGAAGTAGGAAGTGTTTCTAAACCGATTCGTACTTCATATGGGTACCATGTAATTAAAGTAGAAGATAAACGTCCGGCAAGTGGTGAAATCAAGGCGGCTCACATCATGGTGATTTCTAATGATAAATCTACACCGGAAGAGGCAGCTAAGGCTAAGAAAAAGATTACGGAAATCTATCAAAAACTTCAGGCTGGAGAACCGTTTACCAGATTAGCGAATACTTATTCTGATGATAGAGGGTCTGCGCAGAAAGGTGGTGATTTGGGTTGGTTTGGTGCCGGTAGAATGGTTCCTGATTTTGAAGCTCAAGCATTTGCTTTAAAAAATAATGGTGATTACTCTGAGCCTTTTTTAACTCAGTTTGGATGGCATATTGTGATGCGTGAAGACAAAAGAAATATTGGATCGTATGAAGAAGAATATGATGAGCTGGAAAAAAAGGTAAAGAAAGATAGAAGAAGTCTGGGGTCAGAACATGCTTTGGTAACGAAGTTGATGAAAGAATACAAAGTCAAAATCAAAACCAAATCTAAAGATGCATTTTATACCGTTATAGATTCATCATATTTTGAAGGAAAATGGGAATTGGCAAAAGCGGAAGGGCTGGATGCCGCTATGATGACGATTAATGATAAGAAGTATGGTAAGAAAAAGGTAACTTATACTCAAGCTGATTTTGCTAAATATTTATCTGATAAAATGAGAAACCGTAAAGCTGAGTCGGTACCATTATTTATTGATAAAGAATTTGACAAATTTGTTGATCTTAAGATGATTGCTTATGAAAAATCAATTTTAAGCTATAAGTATCCAGAGTATAAAGCACTTTTAACTGAGTATCATGATGGTATATTGTTGTTTGAAATCATGGAGAAAGAAGTGTGGAAAAAAGCGATGCAAGATTCTACTGGACTGGAAGCTTATTACGACAAACATAAGTCGGAATACATGTGGAATGAGCGTTTAAATGCGAAACAGTATATCTGTGATAATAAAGAAATCGCTGATATGGTAGCGTTAATGATTAAGGAGAATAAATCGGATTCTACCATTATGGCGATGATGAACAAAAATTCAGAATTGGCTGTAAATATTCGTGAAGGCAAATACGAAATTGATGAGGAACCATACTTTGCTGAAGTAGAGCGTAAACCAGGAGTGAGTATTGTTGACAATAAAGACAATGTTATCGTAGTAGAAGTTATGGAAGTTCTTCCTTCTCAGGAAAAGCAATTGGATGAGGTGCGTGGATTGATCACATCGGCTTATCAGGATCAACTGGATAAAGAATGGATCGAAGCATTACGCGTAAAGTACTCTTATACGATCAATAAAGAAGTTCTTAGTACATTAAACTAA
- a CDS encoding peptidylprolyl isomerase, with translation MRSSYLKNTIITGLLSLVTFGLLAQSETKNQPVVDKVIAVIADQIVLQSELEGSIIQYARSGQPIEENTRCVIFEDLMFKKLLLNQAAIDSLEVSEDQINGEISRRIQYFVQQIGSEEKLEEFYGKSIPEIKDEFHDLIKEQMLTQQMQGSITGNVDISPKEVKAFFNKIPEDSLPFVNSEVVVEHIVIDPVISDAEKEATRQKLEGIRNRILKGEDFGTLAFLYSQDPGSAKKNGELGFMERGQLVKEFAAVAFTIQPGQVSEIFETEYGFHIVQLIERRGQQANVRHILLKPQFAQADLFTAKSKLDSLRKQILEVDSIKFETEAARFSDDKSTRMNGGKLINPQTGSTTFEIDEVSKVDPSLFFILDKMKPGEISQPVIYQKYDGSQSYRIVKLVSVTEPHRANLEDDYLKIQTAAKAEKEKEALDKWIQGKIKLNYIRIDESLQDCQFQHSWF, from the coding sequence TTGAGATCTTCGTACCTTAAGAATACGATCATAACTGGATTATTGAGTTTGGTCACATTTGGGTTGTTAGCCCAATCGGAAACAAAAAATCAACCGGTTGTTGATAAAGTAATTGCGGTTATAGCTGATCAAATTGTATTACAATCCGAATTAGAAGGTTCGATTATTCAATATGCAAGATCAGGTCAACCTATTGAAGAAAACACCAGATGTGTCATATTTGAAGATTTAATGTTCAAAAAACTCTTATTGAATCAGGCCGCTATTGATAGTTTGGAAGTTTCAGAAGATCAGATTAATGGAGAAATTTCTAGAAGAATTCAGTATTTTGTTCAACAAATTGGATCTGAAGAGAAATTGGAAGAGTTTTATGGTAAATCCATTCCGGAGATTAAAGACGAATTCCACGACCTTATTAAGGAGCAAATGTTGACCCAACAAATGCAAGGTTCGATTACAGGTAATGTAGATATCTCTCCAAAAGAAGTCAAAGCGTTCTTTAATAAAATCCCTGAAGATAGTTTACCATTTGTAAACTCTGAGGTAGTGGTAGAACATATTGTGATTGATCCCGTGATTAGTGATGCTGAAAAAGAAGCCACACGTCAAAAACTAGAAGGAATTAGAAATAGAATTTTAAAAGGTGAAGATTTTGGGACATTGGCTTTTTTGTATTCTCAAGACCCAGGATCGGCTAAGAAAAATGGTGAATTAGGTTTTATGGAAAGAGGCCAGTTGGTTAAGGAGTTTGCGGCTGTGGCATTTACAATTCAACCAGGACAGGTCTCTGAGATTTTTGAAACGGAATATGGTTTTCATATTGTTCAATTGATCGAAAGAAGAGGACAACAAGCGAATGTGAGACATATTCTTTTAAAACCTCAATTTGCGCAGGCGGATTTATTTACAGCAAAGAGCAAGCTTGATTCTTTAAGAAAACAAATTCTTGAAGTAGATTCTATTAAGTTTGAAACTGAAGCAGCTAGATTTTCAGATGATAAATCGACCAGAATGAATGGAGGTAAATTGATTAATCCACAGACCGGAAGTACGACTTTTGAAATCGATGAAGTGAGTAAAGTAGATCCGAGTTTGTTTTTTATTCTAGATAAAATGAAACCTGGAGAGATTTCGCAACCGGTAATTTACCAGAAATATGATGGATCGCAATCGTATAGAATCGTAAAACTGGTTTCTGTAACTGAACCACACCGTGCGAACTTGGAAGATGATTACCTGAAGATTCAAACTGCTGCCAAAGCAGAAAAAGAAAAAGAAGCTCTAGATAAATGGATCCAGGGGAAAATTAAATTGAATTATATTCGAATTGATGAATCGTTACAAGATTGTCAATTTCAACATAGCTGGTTTTAA